One Dasypus novemcinctus isolate mDasNov1 chromosome 27, mDasNov1.1.hap2, whole genome shotgun sequence genomic window, TTTACTCAACCTTAGGTCATCAAGATATCCGTTATGATAAAACTctacaattttatataaataaaaagaaatattaaaggctTCAGTCTTTAGATTTTGTGGATTATTTGAAGcagatcttttcattttcaattttttttttcatagcatgGCTTTCATATCTTTTAGATGCTGTGTCTTGGGGAATTGCAAACGAATTTAAATGAtaaaatccaaaaaataaaagtaatatcaAAATAACTTTTGTTATGTACTATATTGTATAAGCCCTTACTTCCACTAATATGAATAATTGAAAGCAAACTGTTGCTATTTTCCAAAAGTACTCAAAAAGGAGGAGTCCCTGTGGCCAGAATGCTAACAAAGTGGAAATATATTTTGCTTTATAACATAATTTAGTGTATTAAATGTAAACTTTAAATGCCTAAGAAAATTATGGTCTCTATCTGTTAATTCTCCTGGGGATCAAAGAAACTGTCAGAAATAAGTAATTTTATCTTCAACCTATCCCCAGATAGGTCagtctgggttttgttttgttttgtttttcctattaACTAGAGAGGTTTTATTTGGATTTGACCAGTTTTTCCATTACTCTTTCTGTTCCAGAGCCAATCCATGgtaccacattgcatttagttgtcaggTCTCCTCAGTCTCCTCTGGTCTGTGACAATTGCACAGTCTACCCTTGTTTTTCATATCATGATAGCCTTGAAGAATACTGCCCAAGTATCATGTAGACTGTCCCCCAATCAGGACTTGTCTGGTGTTTTTCTCAGGATTAGACTGGAGCTGTAGGTTTTTGGAAAGAATACTACAGATGTCAAGTGGCCTTATCACATCATATTGGGAGGTATATGATATCCACCTGACATCATAGGTAATAGTAACCTTCATTAGGTTAAAATAGTATTTGATatgtttctccactgtaaagttactatttttccctttccaaactctatttttttttagaagaaagtAGGTCTATCTTCTTGCCTAGCAGGGTAATAGGGAGGAGGGTAAGTTCCATCTCCTACATATATTAAGTGAAATTCTTCTGTAAGATGGATTTGTctcttccccatttatttattatacGAACTTGTacattttgttgctcaaattttttaaaaattgattttgtaaaaatattacattgaaaaaaatatgaggtcccattcaaccccaccacccccaccccaccactccgccccagcaacattcactcccatcatcatgacacatccattgcatttggtaagtacatctctgggcatctctgcacctcatggtcaatggtccacatcatggcccatattctcccccattccatccagtgggccctgggaggatttacaatgtccggtgattgcccctgaagcaccatccagggcaactccaagtcccaaaggcgcctccacatctcatctcttcctgccattccccatacccatcagccaccatgtccacttttcccactccaatgccaccttttctctgtggaccttggattggttgtgtccgttgcacctctatgtcaagaggaggctcagattccacatggatactggatgcaatcctcctgctttcagttgtaggcactctaggctccatggtgtggtggttgtccttcttcaactccatcttagctgagtgaggtgagtccaataaatcagattgtaggagctggagtctgttgaggctcagggcctggctatcatattgtcagtccagagattcaaatcccctaaatatatcttaaaccccaacaccaactacaattccagtaaagttgTTGCTCAAATTGATCCAGGCTTGACCATTGGGAATGCTTTCAGGTTGGTATCTCTGTCTCCTCGACATGCTCCAGTCCTTacattgtgtttgtttgtttgtttgtttattttttagcctttccttactttctggtacCACAAGATGCTTCATTCGCACTTAGCTTGTATTTTCCCTGCCTCAGCCTTTGAATCAGCCACTTCGTCAAGGAGCCTTGGTTCCTTTAACTGGACGGTGGTAATTACAAAGTAAAATCTGAGCACTGGGTGTGTTCCTTGCTCCTAGGATATCATTGTTTCTAGACTCCCTCAGCAGATAGAGCTAGCTACTATATATATTTCTGCTAAcccatgtatatatacatgttagAATGGTTTCTGTCTGTATCCATGTGTGTATTGCTGAACATGCATTCATACAGGTGTCTCTAACTCTAACCCAGTACCACAGggttcacccttttttttttttttttttaagataaatagatcacaccaaatgttacattaaaaaacataagaggttcctatatattcccccaccccttcccccactctcccctGTTTCTCCCACTTCAACATCCACTTTcttcagtaaggcacattcattgcatttgatgaatacaccctggagcactgccacaccgcttGGACTGTAGTTTTTATTGTAGTTCACacttctcccccagtccatccagtgggttttGGCCCATTGCTAGCGTCATaacagttctgtagtagaataccagcaagtccactccaatccatattatattcctccatcctgtggaccctaggatggtgatgtccactccacctctaaattgagagggggcttagaatctcacatggctgatggatatgattctcatgcttgcagttataggcactctcggttcccacAGGGTTCATTCTTGCTTCTTTTCTTGCTTATCTGTAACTTGCCTCTCCTTTAGTGAGAAATGTAGTCTCACCATCCACCATTCATTCACTTAGTTTTGTTCATATCCTGTAAACCTGTAAAGCAGTTGCAAATTTTTTAGCCTGTTTCCCTGAGAAACAGATTTACCAGTGTTTATGTGCAGTATGCTGATTCATTCTTTAAAGAATGAAATACATGTATGTTAAAGATAGTTTTAGACACAATTGGTTAACTATTCCTAAAGACTTTAGTGTTTTAAGATTTATGTgtttattcctccccctccccctccccctccccctccccccccccaccattgttgttttctgcttgctgtctgctttctgtgtccattcgctgtgtgttcttctgtgtctgcttgtcttctctttaggcagcactgggaaccgatcctgggaccttctggagtgggagagaggcactcaatctcttgtgccacctcagctccttggtctgctgcatctcttattcttcATGATACTTGGGCAGTATTTTCTTCAAGGCTgttcctgtgtctttttgttgcatcatcttactgcaccagcatgcctcataggccagcttgccttcaccaggaggctccaggaattgaaccctggacctcctctatggtagacaggagcccaaaagcttgagccacagccacttccctgttttgttttgtttgttttgttttgtcttttgaggtaccgggggccagggttgaatctgggacctcgcaTATGAGAAgtcagcattcaaccactgagccacatcaatttccctgagtagttttttttttcatttgttttgcttgttgtttttgtttttgttttttttcaggaggcaccaggaaccaaactcagcgaaccacatccgctcccaacTTTATACTTTTTAATTGCCCTATCTTACAGGTTTTGGACAGTTCTATTTAAAACTATCTTAGAGTTTTGTGTTGGCTTAAAGATTTACCCAAATCTCCAAGCACAGAGAATGATGGAGATAGTAATACTAAAAGTAGTGAAATACCCAAATACAGCCAATTAGTAATaggaaaagcaacaaaaatcttgGATGACCCATCTTTGAACGGTAGATactttatggatgttcatgtattcATGCTACTTTTTATTAGGTTtctcttgaaattatttttataaaatgcctTTCTCTTCCTGAAATTACTACCGTAGTCTCACATTTAACCCCGTATGTTAAGGATCTTTTTTCTTGAAACAGGAAAACCTTGAGGAATTTCAGCTTAGTAATAGATTCAAGATTTTGCTGCTCCTAACAATAAATGTAGGCTTAACTTTGATTGTTTGTGGTGTTTCTGAAGGAGGAGCAGCTGTGCTTTTGTTAAAGAGAGGTTTAATCTAGCACATATCGATGAAGAtaccaaaaatgtgtgctaattgGTATAATTCCATCTGGATTTATGGCCAATATTGTGGCAAGTTTTAATCTTAAGGGTTCCTTTAACAttgctccttcccttcctttcttgccCCTTTTTCCGCTAAATTGTCTGGTCTTTCCACCAAGAAAATACGGTAGAAATgctattttcttgtttttgaatCCAACTCCTAGTAACTTTACAGTTAACTGGATTTGCCATTCATAAATGAAGTAATAGTACTAGCTGGCCACTAGTGAAGTCCTGGCATAACTGAATGTGCCTTATAGGCTTCCTGCCTGGTTGAACTTCCCCTGTGACACAGGTGTTCTGCATCTTTAAAAGCCTCTTGTTACTAGGGAGCAGCTTTGACTTTTCACACTGGGTGCACATTTGGTATAAGCAGTGAATGAATGTGAtgcatgaataaatatttgtgtcCAACCCACACATCTGCTTCTTTCAGTCTCTAGTGAGTTCatcctgggtttttttgtttttgttttgttttgttttttccagctGCTGTGACTTACTCGAAGCCTCGATTGGCCACATTTTGGCATTATGCCAAGGTTGAGCTGGTTCCTCCAACCCCTGCTGAGATCCCTACAGCTATTCAGAGCCTAAAAAAAATAGTCAGAAGTGCTCAGACTGGTAGCTTCAAACAGCTCACAGTTAAGGTAACCATGGACTAAATGAAAATGTATATGCATCAGAGAAAATGTCTTCCCTTGGGATTTTTCTGATTGTTTTGATTAATATATGTAGTTTCCAGTACGACTGAACCCAACATAATGAGAGATTATCTCTTTTTTTGACTGCCTACCAAGATATTTACCTTTCTAATTTTGTCATCTGGGTAGAAATAATTGGGCCATTTTGTGTCTTACTTTCCAGGTAGATGTATCCTATAACAAAGAAGTAAGCATTTTTACTGGGTGACTTTTTTCATCTTTCCTATTTGGTTAGTATACTAAAATAGGATGACTTGCTTTGTTGATTCAGTACCTTTTTCCATCTGTAGCCCTGGAATTCGCCCCAATTTGGCCAAAAGATCTCTTGGACTATATCAGTCAGGAAGGTAACATTCATgtggaagaggaaaaaaacaccaaaccTGACAAACATATAATATGATATGAAGAAATATTGAACTGCACTAAGATCAAAAGACTACAAGAATTGGaactttaattttatatttacttgcttGACCCAGGCACAGGATACAATAAACCTAAAGAACTAAATTATTGCTTTCTTGAAGATGTATATCCATGAAAAACATAGTTATTTTTCGAAAGACTTCCAATAATATCTGTCTAATTTGAAGGGGAAAATTCACTTCTAGAAATGCTAAAAAGAAAATGctcagggaagcagttgtggttcaaccagttgggctcccgtctaccatatggaatgccctgggttcatgttccggggcctccttctgaaggcaggctcgcccgcaagCGCCACGGAGCGCTGCCCGGCCCACAAGTACCACAGAGTGCCACCTGACCCGCAAGCACCGCGGagtgccaccagcccacaagcgccatggagagccaactcaacaAGGCGAAacaagaaaaagggagacaagcaaaagcaTAGAggagcacgcagtgaatggacacagagaacagatagcaagcaagccgtggctgggtgggggggtggggataaataaaaaataaaaagccgcaaggggggataaaagaaaagaagaggctCAGTTTTGTTGTGGGAAGGCATTTTTTCAGTTGGGGTATGGAGATCCATGAAGCTGGTACTTGGATGAAACAGTACTTTTCCTGGAACCATATGTGAACTTTTTCTCTTCACACTAAGAAAACGTTAAGAGTTTCACAAACTGAATAGCAGCTGAATACTTGGGAAGAGTTAAGCCAcataatatgaataaaaatgatgTCTAAAGAGGAAGACGGGCATCTTTCAACAGATTTTCTTCAGCCAGACAGAAATGTCTATCCAGAGATTTGCCTTTCTGTGGCCATCCTTTCATATGAATGCCCTGTCTAAATGTGTCAGCTCTTTCCAGGATGTGGGTTGTTTTAGGGCTCATAAAGTATCTCATAAGCTAATAATGAAAGGGTTAAATCAGTTCATATCTTTAGAGAATGCTTGGGAAGAATTTATACGCTCTGAACTACTTACCTTACACAATCGAAAGTTCAAGGGTTCTTGGCAGTTGAGCGAAAGTTAACCTTGCTGAATCTTGACTTTGACTAAAATTGCCTTCTAGTTTGAATAGCATCCTTatattctctcatttaatcctggAGAAGAATAGTTGTAAGTACATTAGGAAAGGAATATATCTTAAAATGTGTGCTTCTTTTTTCAGGAAGCTCTTCTGAATGGTTTGGTGGCCACTGAGGTGTGGATGTGGTTTTATATCGGCGAGATCATAGGAAAGCGTGGCATCATTGGCTATGATGTTTGAAGACCAGTCTTTAACATCTGATTATTTTTGGTTTTACTATTTGAGTGTTCTTGGACCATGTATGATCAGACTGCTATCtgaataaataagataatgtgtGAAAGTCAGTGTTCCCTCTTGGACCATGTGTGATTAGACTGCTatcaaataaataagataatcTGTGAAATTCAGTGTTTTCTCTCTCAAACACAGAATCACAATACAGATTTCTTGATATGAAGTTCAAGTGTTTTTTACTTGGATACCTTAGTGgagctctaaaaaaaaaaaatagagctctAAATGCATGTCTTTGCTTAGTCTGAAATTGGAAAGGATATGTGTGAATTTATCAACCtggtatgtatatatgtatggaGAACATTTTAGTTTGGGACTAAGGTTTGAAGTATGTTGTTTAAGCTTTATTTCCAAAAAAGTAACAGAGAAGACCTTGAGAAAACTGAAACTTGCTACATTAGGAGAAATCGAATACCATGTACCAGAATGATGTAGTTAAATCATGTCAatcatcataaaaaataaaatttggactGTTTCACTTTGCTAAAATCACAAAAAGGTCCTTTTGATAATAGCTTTATAAATATTGGGGACACTTCTTGTCAACTTGAATGCAGCCTCCCAAGAGAGAATAGCAGGATGGTACTTTAAAGTGTGTATCTTTGTAACATCTTTAACAGGACAGAGTGGAAGTCATgatctatattttaataaattaattttgataGGTGTTACATTACTAATTGGTCTGATTTTATGATTTTTAGAGCCTGTCTTCAAAAatatcctatatatttttaaacaaagttaTAATTTTGGGTCTAAATAGTATATTATGTCCTGAAATAAATAGGTGATTGGTATCAGTCTTTCTTGAGCCATTTTATTGCGGGTTTAGGGGAGACTGATCATTTATTGGCTTTTCCTGGGGGTCTTACAATCTTGGTTGGCTCCTTTGGTACATTTCAAAATCGTTTGTAACTCTCTTGCAGCTGTTTTAGCCTAATAAAGGGCTTAACTTTCCTAAGTGATAGGCAGGAAAGTCCCCATAGAGACTGCTGCTTTTCTGAAATATAAAGTAATGCCTAACCTTAACTGCATCTGCAGTTAACACAGGTGGTCAAAACTGAAACTACCTCTTCAAAAAGCGtgcaataacttaaaaatatgcaTAGCAAAGACTTAAAAGATAGTGACTACTTTCATAATGGTTTTTATGAGTTTTTATATTTCATAGAATtagcaaatattaaaattaaccaaaaaaagaTTTAAGGTATGACATCAGCTAGCCCTAGTAGGAACCTACAAAGGCTCTGttgatttgtgatttttttataaCCACAATCATCAGAAAGTCCTCAAAATAAACATTTACTACTCACTTCACTGCTACTTCCTCCTCTGCCAATAGCATATGTCTCATCTACCCTGTGGTCAATAGTGCATGTATGGAATTTTTTAGGTTAAAATAGCACTTTGAAGTGGCTACTTGGTTTCTCCAGGCCTGTTTCTTCTTGCCCTCCTAAACCCAAATACCTTGTCTCCTAGCAGAGAACTCTTTGGGTTATCTTTCACTCATTCAACTTGTGCATGCCAAGTGTTTACCACTGGCAACTTGAGTATAACTCAGATATTTATTGTGCACCTTCCAAATTCCAGGCAGTATGCTAAATGGTAGAAACATTCATGAACAAAAGTGTATGTTACCTGTTACAGCTTGGTCTAGTGAGACAGGTAATTAAGCATACAATTACAGTAACATGAGAAGTGCTATAATGAAGGAAGTAGAAGGTATGCTTGAAAGAATCTAACCCAGACTTGAGGGTTCAAGAAATGCTATCAGATGGAGTAGTGTCTAAAAGTAGATCAGAAAGAGTAAGAGCCAAGAAGAATGGATCAAGGTAATTGGGGCAGATGGAATAGCCTGTGCAAAAGCTATTAAGTCTGTAAAAGTGATGGCGTTGGGAGTCCTCAAAGAATTTAAGTGTGCCCAACTAACCAAATGTAGAGGGAAGTAGTGAGGTAAAACCAGAGATAGTGGAGACCAGACCATGAAgtactttttgtttatttgttttgttttgttttttaagtgccTTTTATGCCACATTAAGTATTGAACTTTATCTTAAAGGCAGTGGGTGGAAAGTAGCTGGAGGATTTTGACAAGGCCCAACCCCTGCTTCCAAATAGTTTGTATAGTCCAACAGCAAGGTAGGCTCGAGACATACATGACCTGTGTTTTTCTCTATATGTACACATCATGAGGAGAGGGACAAGTAGAGTTGCTAAAGTTCAAGCCAGTTATACAAATAGCAATTACTGTGACCCAA contains:
- the ATP5MG gene encoding ATP synthase subunit g, mitochondrial, coding for MAQFVRNLAEKAPALVNAAVTYSKPRLATFWHYAKVELVPPTPAEIPTAIQSLKKIVRSAQTGSFKQLTVKEALLNGLVATEVWMWFYIGEIIGKRGIIGYDV